The genomic segment TCGCCGTCAGGGATCCTGGCAAGCGCCGGCATCCCCTGGCCGACGGCATCGCGCAGACCACGCGCCCGCTGGAGCTCGTGAGCGATCCCGACGTGGACGTCGTCGTCGAGGTGGCGGGCGGCGCGGCCGTGGAACCAATCCTGCGCGCCGCGCTGGCGGCCGGCAAGCCCGTCGTCACGGCGAACAAGACGCTCCTCGCCACGAAGCTCGCCGAGCTCGGCGTGCTGGCCGAACGGACGGCGACGCCCCTCTACTGCGAAGCCGCGGCAGCCGCGGCCCTGCCCATCATCCGCCACCTCGCCCACCGCGCCGACGAGGTGCAGAGTCTGGCCGGCATCGTCAACGGCACGTGCAACTTCGCGATGACGCGCCTCGAGCAGGAGCTGTCGCTCGACGAGGCCGTGGCCGAGGCGCAGGCGCTCGGGTTCGCCGAGGCCGATCCGTCGGCCGATCTCGACGGCCTCGACGCCGCGGCGAAGCTGTCGATCCTGGCGTACCGGGCGTTCGGCGCCTGGGTGCGTCCCGACGCCTTCCCCGTGCGCGGCATTCGCGAGCTCGACCCGGCGGACTGCGATCTGGCCGAGTCGATGGGGTGCCGCATCCGCCTGCTGGCCAGGGCCGCGCGCGTCGGCGGCGCGCTGGACATGGCGGTGGAGCCGCTGCTCCTCCCGGCGTGGCACCTGCTCGCGTCGGTCGAAGAGGAATACAACGCCGTGTACCTCAAGTGCGCGGCCTCCGGCGACCTGAGCCTTTTCGGCAAGGGCGCGGGCGCGCTGCCGACGGCCACGGCCGTCCTCGGCGACCTCATCGATCTCGCGCAGCACAACTCCGTGCGATGGCCCATCCCCCAGCCGGCCGCCCTCGCGGGCGTGGGCGGCACGCCGGCCCTCGATCGCCGGCACTTCCTGCGGGTCTCCGCCGATCCGCATCCCGGCCTCGACCGCCGCGTGGAGAGCCTCGTGCGCCGGGCCGGACTGACGGTCCAGAACCGCGCGGTACGAAGCGCCGGCGATCAGGTCCACCTCGGCTACGTCGTCTCGCCGGGATCGACCGCCGCGATCGAAGACGTGCGCCAGGGCATCGCGCGCCTGGCGCGCGTCAGCCGCGTCATCGCGCTCGGAGTGTACGAGTGAGCGCCGTCTCGGCCTGGCTCGATCCCGAGGCGTGTCCCAGGGAGCGGCCGCCGCTGGCGGCCATGGCCGAACCCACGCGCGATCTGCACGCCGCCATCGACGGCCAGGCGCGGCGCACGGGGGTTCCCTATCTCCACCCCGACGAGGCGACCGTGCAGCAGGATCTGCTGGGCTCGTCGGCCGTCGTCGAGTGGCAGGAAGGCAAGGCCGCCTTCCTCTTCGCCGCGGAGGGGTGCTGGTCGGAACTGCCGCCGCTCTACGCCCGCTACGGCACGGCTGCCACCCGCGGCCTGATCGATCGGCTGAAAGCCCTCGAAGGCGCCGGCGCCGCCCTCGTGTGCGATTCCGGCATGCAGGCCACGGCGCTGGTCTTCGACAGCCTGATGACCCCGGGCGCGCACGCCGTGCTGACCCGGCAGGTCTACAACAAGACCCGGAGCTACATGCAGTGGCTGGTCACGCGGCTGGGCGGCACGTTGACGGTGGTGGACGATGGCGAGTACGACGCGCTCGCGGCCGCGATCACGCCAGCCACCCGCGTCGTCTTCGCCGAGACCTTCACGAACCCGCTGATGCGGGCGCAGGACCCGGCGCGCCTCGTCGCCGTCGTCGCGGAGGCCCGGCAGGCCGGGGCCGTTGACGCACGGCTCGTCCTGGACTCCACCATCGCCACGCCGTGGGCGTTCGACACGCCGCTCCTCGCGCAGGGCGTGGACGTCGTGGTCGCGAGCGGCACCAAGGCGTTGAGCGGCACGGACCGCGACCTGTGGGGCTACGTCGCAACGAATGACACTCCCACGGCGAACGCGGTCATGGACCTCGTCGCGATGCGCGGCGGCGTCCTGGACTGGCGCCGGGCGACCGCCATTCTCGATCGCCTGGACGGGGCGGAGGCGGCGCACGCGCGGCGATGCGACACGGCGACGCGGGTGGCGGCCTTCCTCGCGAGGCATCCGCGCGTCGCTGAGGTGTTCCATCCGTCCCGGCCCGACCACCCGGACGCCGACATCGTCCGCCGCCACTACCGGCGGCACGGATCGATCGTGTCGTTCCGCGTCGCTGGCGCCGACGAGGCCCGGGCCCGGCACGTGGCCGACGTGCTGGCCACCACCACCATCGTCCGCTACGCGCTGTCGTTCGACGGCCTGGCCACGAAGGTGAACCACCACCAGACCGTGTCGGAGTACTTCACGCCGCCCGATCAGCTCCGCAGGAACGGCATCGACCGCCTGATCCGGCTGGGCGTCGGGCTGGAGGCAGCCGAGGACCTCGTCGCGGCCCTCAACTGGGCGCTGCACCACGCCGCCGACGTGTCACCCGAGGCCGTCGCCGCCTGGCAGCGGGCGCGCCGGAGCGCCCTGGAGCGGACACCAGCCCGACAGTAGACTGAAAAGGTGCCGCTTTCCACGGACGATGGCCTTCCGCAGGCCGTGCAACGGCATCGGCCGATCTCGCTGTTGATCGGCCTGGCCATCGCGCTGCCCTTCGTGACCAGCATCGTGGCGGCGGGCGTCGTGCTCGCTCGCCAGACCGCGCTCCAGCAGTCGATGGCCCTCGTGACCGGCACGTTCGAAATCCGGTACGTGAGCGAGGAGCTGCGGGTCCATCTGACGACCGTCCAGTCTGCCTCGCGAGGCTACGTGCTCACGGGCCGCCGCGAGTTCCTGGAGCCGTTCGAGGGCGCCGCCCGCGACGCCGCCGCCACGGCGGCACGCCTGGCGATGCTCGTCCGCGACGTCGCCGCGCAGCGGGAGCGCGCCGCCACCGTGCAGACGCTGGTGACCGAACGCCTCGCGCTGGCGCGCTCCGTGATCGACGCGACGACTGCGGGGCGCGTCGACGATGCCCGCCGGGAGATCGAGTCGGGCCGCGGGTTGCGGCTCACGAACCGCACCACGGCGCTCGCGGCCGAGATCGACGAGGCGGCCGGCGAACTGCTGCGGACGCACGAGGCGCAGCTGGCAGGGACGGCCCGGCAACAGGGCTGGTGGCTCACGGGCCTGCTCGTGTCGAGTGCGGCGGCGCTCGTGGCCCTGCTCGCTGTCGTGAAGCGCGCGCGGGCCTACGAGGAGATCGTGCGGATGTGCGCGTGGTCGCAGACCATCGAGTACAAGGGCGCGTGGATGTCGTTCGAGGACTACCTCGCCGCGCGCTTCGGGCTCCAGACGACGCACGGCATCTCGCCGGAGGCGGCACGCAAGGTGCGCGAAGAAGTTGCGCGCGAGGTTGCGGCGGCCGCCACGAGCGACCGGCCAGCCCTGGACGACGGCCCGGGGGACGCTACCCCTCGTAGCGCATCATCGCCATGAACCCGTTGTCCATGTGGAACTGCTGGTGGCAGTGGAAGAGCGCCAGCCCGGGCTGGTCGGCGGTGACGTCGATGTCCACCTGCTTCCACGGCGGCACGACGACCACGTCCTTCATGAGGCCGGACGTGGGCCGGCCGTCCACGCGCGCCAGCTCGAAGGTGTGGCGGTGGAGATGGACCGGGTGCGGGTCCGCGCTCTGGTTGTCGAGCGTCCACCGGTAGCGCTTCCCTGCCTGCACGACGATGTCGTCGGTCTTCGGATACTGCTTGCCGTTGATGGTCCAGTGGTGGCCGTCGACGGCCCGGAAGGCCAGCGTGAGCCGCCCGTCGATCGCCGCCGACGGCGTCTCGCGCACGCCGAAAATCGTGTAGTCCCAGGGACGCGGAAGCGGCTCCTGCCACCGGGGCGGTCCGGACGCGCCCGCGTACTCGACGACGAGCCCGAGGCCCTTGTCCCGGTCGGCCGCGCGCGGAGCGCCGAGCACCCACACGCCTGGGTGGTCCATCTCCACGGTGGCATCGACGCGTTCGCCAGGGGCCACCTCCACGATGGGCACGGCGAGGGGCGTCGGCACGGGATTGCCGTCGAGGGCGAGCACGTGGAACCGGTGTCCGGCCAGCGCGAGCTGGTGTGTGAGCGTGGCGCTGGCGTTCACGATGCGGAAGAGGACGCGGCTGCCTTCCTTCACGCGCAGCGGTTCACCCGCGCCTAGCATCCGCCCGTTGATGCTGTAGCTCTTGAACTCGACATCGCGGGTGCCCTCGCGCCGGAACGACGGCTCCCATTCGTGCAGCACGAGCGGCACGTCGGCGTCATAGCTCCCCGGGTCGCCGTCCTCCACCACCATCACGCCGAACTGTCCCGTGTAGGTGCCCTTCCCGAGGTCGTTCGCCGCCGTGTCGTGGCTGTGGTACCAGCGCGTGCCCGCCGGTTCCGGCGTGAAAAGGTAGCGCCGCCGCCCGCGCGGCGGCACTCCCGGCGTGCCCTGTTCGTAGACGCCGTCCACGTCAGCCGGAATGTGGAGGCCGTGCCAGTGGACGATGTCCTCACTGGCCGTGTCGTTGAACACGTCCACCGTCATCGGCCGGCCGCGGCGCACCCGCACGAGCGGACCTGGCACCTGGCCGTTGTAGGCCAGCGTCCGCACCTCGCGCCTGGGCGCGATCTCATGACGGCACTGGCCGATCCGGAGCGTCACGTCCGCCGGACCGGCCAGTTCCTCGGGAGTCTGCGGCGGGTGGACCATCCGCCGCCCGCCGTGCTGGCCGCTGACAAGGGCCGGGACCGACGCCCACGCGGCCGCAGCGGCCAGCCATTCACGACGGGTCATGCCGCCACCGTACCACGGGTGCGCGGGCACGACGTGGCGCTACTGCTGAATCGACTTCAGGAAGTCGGTCAGCGCCTGGATCCGGATGGGCACGGTGTCGCGGCCGATCGAGCGGAAGAGCGATCCCCACACCGGCATGTCGCGCGAGCCGTGCGCGGCGATCTCGTCGGCGCCCTCGATGTAGCGCTTGATCTTGATCTCGGGGAAGGTGCCGCCGTTGCGCGCCGCGATCTTGGTCAGATCGGCCGGCGCCTTGGTGAGGGCCTTGGCCGCCGGGCCCGTGCCCTTGGCATCGAGGCCGTGGCACGACGCGCAGTACGCGTTGAACATCCCGGCCCCGTCCGATGCCTGGGTGCGCGGCATCGGCTTCTCCTTCACCGTCTGCGCGTAGGACGTCCCGGCCGCGAACGCCAGTGCCGTCACCGCGATGAGGATGTGCCTGGTCATCGCCGACCTCCTCCGAGACGTCGTGGCAGCCGATCGCGCGCGCGAGCCACCAGGCCGCAGCGAGGATGCGAACGACGCTCTTGCGGGCTCGGGACCAGCAATTCCGGTGCCTTGCGGATGAGCCCGGCCGCGCGCGTGGATGCGCCCCGGGAGGGACGATCGCGCGGGAATCCCCGCGAGGCGCGGGCGATTCCCCGGTCGCGTTGCAGGGCTGCCGCCGCCGTGGCCGCCACCGCCCAGCGTAGACCTCCGGCGACAATCACTCAGACGGCGTGATGTCCTGAGACGTCAGAGTCAGGCGCAAGGCCGGTGCGCGTCAGTTCGCGAAGGCGGCGATGCCCGTCTGGGCGCGCCCGAGGATGAGCGCGTGGATGTCGTGGGTGCCTTCGTACGTGTTCACGACTTCCAGGTTCACCAGGTGCCGGATCACGCCGAACTCGTCCACGATGCCGTTGCCGCCCATCATGTCGCGCGCCATCCGGGCGATGTCGAGCGCCTTGCCGCACGAGTTGCGCTTCATGATCGAGGTGACCTCGGGCGCCGCCGTGCCCTCGTCCTTCATGCGCCCCAGGCGCAGCACGCCCTGCAGGCCGAGCGTGATCTCGGTCTGCATGTCGGCGAGCTTCTTCTGGATGAGCTGATTCGCCGCCAGCGGCCGGCCGAACTGCTTGCGGTCCAGCACGTAGTCGCGGGCGCGGAACCAGCAGTCCTCGGCGGCGCCCAGCGCGCCCCACGCGATGCCGTAGCGCGCGCTGTTGAGGCACGTGAACGGCCCCTTCAGGCCGCGGACGTCCGGGAAGGCGTTCTCGTCGGGGCAGAACACGTTCTCCATCACGATCTCGCCCGTGATGCTCGTGCGCAGGCCCACCTTGCCGTGCGTGCCGGGCGCGCTGAGGCCCTTCATGCCCTTGTCGAGGACGAACCCGCGGATCTCGTCGGCGTCGTCCTTCGCCCACACGATGAAGACGTCGGCGATCGGGCTGTTCGAGATCCAGGCCTTGGTGCCGTTCAGCACGAAGCCGCCGTCGGCCTTCTTCGCCCGGGTGATCATCCCGCCCGGGTCCGATCCGAAGTTCGGTTCGGTCAGGCCGAAGCAGCCGATCCACTCGCCCGTCGCCAGCTTCGGCAGGTACTTCTGCTTCTGCGCCTCGGTGCCGAACGCGTTGATGGGCACCATCACCAGCGAACCCTGGACGCTCATCATCGAGCGGAAGCCCGAGTCCACCCGCTCCACCTCGCGCGCGACCAGCCCGTAGCTCACGTAGCCGAGCCCCGCGCCGCCGTACTGCTCCGGGATGACGATGCCGAGGAAGTCCAGCGCGCCCATCTCCCGGAAGATCGACGGGTCCGGCGTCTCGTGCCGGAACATCTCCAGGGCGCGCGGCGCCAGTTTCTCCTGGCAATACTGGCGCGCCGTGTCGCGCACCATGCGCTCCTCGTCGGTCAGTTGCTGGTCGAGGAGCAGCGGGTCGTTCCAGGTGAAGCGCGCGGACGTCTTGGCCATGGCGACGCTGATCTTAATCCACCCGTCGGCAGGCGCCGGGGGCCGGGCCGGGCGCGTCCGCGGCCGTCACGCGCCGGCGGCCGGCGGCGCCTCCAGTTCCACGCCCAGGCCGTCGGCGATGCGGTTCACGAAGGCGAAGCGAGGCGACGTGACGGCACAGGCGTCGTGATCCCGCGGTCGTCCAGGCCACTGCACGCAGGGCCTCCACGTGCGCGGCCGTCATGCCGCCGGGGTCGAGGGTGAGCGCGTCGGCATAGGCCACGAGCGCCCGCTCGCGCTCCGACAGGCCGGGCGCGGCGACCGGCGTGGTCGTCAGGCCGTCCACGAACGCGTGCTGAACGGCGGGCGGCAGGCCCTCGCGGGCCAGGATGGCACGGAGACCCGCTCCGTGATGGTGCAGTCAATAGTGGCAGCGGTTCAGCGCCGACACGCGGACACCCAGCACCTCGCGCTCGCGGCGGCTGAGCGGGCCAGGGCGGTGCATCACCTGCACGTACAGCGCGTGATGCTGGCGCATCACCGGCGGATGCACCGCATGGATCTGGATGATGTGGTCCGGGTCGTTCACGCGGTCCGCGGGATCGAGCCGGTCGGGCGGGACGTAGGCGATGTGGGCCATGGGCGGTGAGAGCGGTGCCGCGGCGGGCGGACGCGGCAGGACGAACCGGCCGCAGGCTACCACGCCCCCGCGCGCCGGCCGGGCGGGCGCCGTCAGCCGCGCACGGCCCGGCCGACGGCCTGGGCCAGGCCCGACGGCCCTCCGAGGTGCTCGACGACCGGACGTCCTGGAAACCGGGCCGTGAAGCGCGATGCCAGGGCGGCACGGCGCCCGAGCGCCACGCCGCCATCGAGGACGAGGGCCTCCGGAGCGCGGTCCATCAGCCGGATCGCCTCGTCGTCGGTGGATGCGCCCACCGGCGCATACCCCGCCGACACGAGCCCGGCGACGAGGCGCGCGACCACGGACGGATGGGCCACGACGAGCAGCGGCACGCGGCGGGAGCCGGGGCGCGGGGGCATGCCCTCCATCGTGCCCGACGCCGCGCCCGAACGGCCAGCACGCGGTCGCCGCCGCCACCCGGATTGACATTACATCTACATTGTGGATATTAAGATCCCCATGCCGCCGACCATGCCACCGCCGCCGCTGGGCGAGTTCGAGCACGTCGTCCTCCTCGCCCTCCTGCGCCTCGGCGCCGATGCCTACGGCGCCTCCGTCTCGGCCGAGATCGAAGCACGCGGCCGGCGCGAGGTGTCGGTCAGCGCGGTGCACACCACGCTGGATCGGCTCGAGCAGAAGGGCCTGGTCCGCTCGCGCGTCGGTGACCCGACGCCGCAGCGCGGCGGCAAACGCAAGCGGCACTTCGACGTCACGCCGGCCGGGCTGCGCGCCGTGCGCGCCGCCTACGGCGCAATCCAGCGCATGGCCGACGGACTCGACGGACTCCTGGGAGAGCCGGCGTGACCCGCGCCCGCGTGCCGGTCCTGGCCTCGTGGCTCGTGGCCCGCGTGACTCCCAGATCGCGCCGCGACGAGCTCCTCGGCGACCTCGCCGAAATGCTGCACCAACGCCGGGCGCGCTCCGGCGGCCTCGCGGCCTGGCGCTGGTACTGGCGCCAGACGGGCCGCGCCGTGACGGATGCGGCCGATCGCGCGATCCGGCGGGAACGCGGGCCGCTCGGCCGGACACTCGTCGAGGACACGCGGCACGCCTGGAGGGCCCTCACCGTGCGTCCGGCCTTCTCGTCGGCCGCCGTCGCCCTGCTGGCGCTGGGCCTCGGCGCCAATGCCACGGTGTTCAGCTGGGTGAACGCCGTGCTCCTCGATCCGCTGCCGGGCACGACCGAGCCCGGCCGCCTCGTGCAGCTCTCCTACCTGTATCGCGGCGATCCGCTGACGAGCTTCTCGGTGCCGGACTATCGCGACGTCCGCGAGGGCGCGACGGAACTCGAAGGGGTCGCCGGCCGGGACGATCTCGCCGTGGGCGTCGTCATCGACCACGACGCGGAGCGCGCCTGGGCCGAGGTGGTGACCGCCAACTACTTCGACGTGCTCGGCGTACCGATGGCGCTCGGCCGCGCCTTCACGCCCGGCGACGATCGCGCGGGCACCGTCCCCACCGCCGTCCTGGCCCATCGCTACTGGACCGGGCGATTCGGCGCCGACCCGGACGTGATCGGCCGGGCCGTCCGCGTCAACGCGCAGGTGGTGACGATCGTCGGCGTGGCGGCGCCGGGCTTCCAGGGCGGCGAGTCCGGCCTGGCCTACGACCTGTGGCTGCCGCTCGGGGCGCACCCGGCCGTGGCGCCCGGGCCCAGCCGCCTGGACGCGCGCGGCAGCCGCTGGCTCACCGTGATCGGGCGACTCGCGCCGCACGCCACCCCCGACACCGTGCGCGCGGAGCTCGATCGGACCATCGACCGGATGCGGCGGGCCTTCGCCGCCGAGGGGCGGTACGTGGAGCATCGCGGCGCGGTGTTCGCGCTGTCGGCCTCTCCCAACGGCGCCGTCGCGATCCTGCGGCCGGTGCTGCTCGTGCTGATGGCGGTGGCCCTCGTGGTGCTGCTCGTCACGTGCGCCAACCTCGCCGGCCTGATCCTGGCCCGCTCGTCGGCCAGGCAGCGCGAGATGGCGGTGCGCCTGTCGATGGGCGCCAGCCGCGGGCGTCTCGTCCGGCAGCTCCTGCTGGAGGGCGCGATGCTGTCGGCGCTTGGCGCGGTGGGCGCGGTGGCCGCCCTTCGGTGGACCGCGGGCCTTCTGGTCGGGATGGCGCCGCCGTCGGAGCTGCCGATCGCGTTGTCCGTGCCCGTGGACGCCCGCGTGCTGGCCGTGACGGCCGCCTGCGCGTTCGGCACGGTGCTCCTCTTCGCGCTGGCCCCTGCCGTCCAGACGGCGCCGCACGACGTCGCCGGCACCCTGCGCGACGCCGGCGCGGCGGGGCGCGCCTTCGGCCGGCATCGCTGGCGCCGGGCGCTCGTGGCGGCGCAGGTGGCGCTGTCCGTGGCGCTGCTGGTCGGCGCCGGCCTCAGCCTGCGGAGCCTCCAGGCGGCCTCGCGCATGACGCCGGGTTTCATGGCTGACGGCCTCGTCGTCGGCTGGCTCGACCTCTTTTCCGCCGGCTACGACGAGACGGAAGGCCGCGCCTTCTACACGCGGCTCCTCGACCGCGTCCGCGCGCTGCCAGGCGTGACGGCGGCCACGCTGGGCCGGCGTGTGCCGCTCGGCTTCACCGGACCCGCGTCGAGCGACTTCACGGTGGAGGGCGCACCGGCCACGGACGACATCCGCGTGGCGGCGGTGTACCACGTGGGGCCGGACTACGCCGCCACGCTCGGCGCGCGCGTGGTGGCGGGCCGCGACCTGACGGACGCCGACACGGCTGGACGGACCGCCGCCGTGATGGTCAACGAGACGCTGGCGCGGACCTACTGGAAGGACCGCTCGCCCATCGGCGGGCGTGTCATGTTCGGTCAGCCTCGGGCGGATCGGCCGCCGACGTGGATGACCGTCGTCGGCGTCGTCGCGGACATCAAGCAGCGTTCGCTCACCGAGCGCCCGAGACCGACGCTGTACGTGCCGGTCCTCCAGCAGTACGCGTCGGCCATGGTGCTGCACGTCCGCACCAGCGGCGACCCGGACCGCCTCGCCGGTGACCTGCAGCGCGCCGTGCGCGACCTCGACCCGCGCGTGCCCTTCTTCAACGTGGGACGGCTCGACGACCACGCCGCGGCCGCCACCTTCACGCAGCGTCTTGCCGGCGACGTGCTGACGGCGCTCGGCGCCCTCGCGGTCCTCCTGGCCGGGATCGGCGCCTACGGGCTGCTCGCGTTCCTCGTCGGCCTCCGCCGCCGCGAAATCGGCATCCGGCTGGCCGTGGGCGCCACGCGGCGGCAGGTCGTCGGGCTCGTGGCCGGCACCGGAGCGCGAGTGGTGGGTGCCGGTCTGGCACTGGGCCTGGTGCTCTCGGCCGGCGTCGGCGCCGGACTCCGCGGCCTCCTCATCGGCGTGACGGCGGCCGATCCGGTCACCTACACCGGGGTCGTGGCGGTCCTGACGCTGGTGGCCGGCGCGGCGTGCGTCGTGCCGGCGCGGCGGGCCGCGGCGCTCGATCCCGCCCTGACGCTGCGCGACGAATAGCCGTCGGCGGTGACGGCCGCGCCACGCGACGCACGCGGGCGATACCTCGAGCGACGTACCTTACGTGGATCGGAGGGCCTCGGACGCGTCCACGCGGGCGGCCCGGCGGGCGGGCACCGCCACGGCGACGACGACGGTGGCGAGGAGCACGACCGGCACGGCAACGAAGGTGGCCAGGTCGAACGGACTCACGCCGTAGAGCAGCGCGCTCAGCGGCCGCGCGACCAGCGCGGCGCCGCCGATGCCCACGGCGAGCCCGACGGCCGCCAGCGTCAGGCCGTGGCCCAGGACCATCCGCCCGACGCGATCGGTCGTCGCGCCCAACGCGAGCCGGACGCCGATCTCGCGCGTCCGCTGGCTGACCACGTACGCCATCACCCCGTACACCCCGATGGCCGCGAGCACCAGCGCCAGCCCGCCGAAGACGCCGACGAGGAGCGCGCCCATCCGCGCCGCCCAGAGCCCCTGGTCCAGGACGCCGCCGAAGGTGAGCACGCCCGTGAGCGGCATCGCGGGCTCCATCTCCTGGACCAGGGCACGAACGGCCCCGAGCGCCGCCTCGGGGGCGGCGCTCCGCACGACGAGGCTGATCTGGGTCTGCGGCTGCTGCGCGAGCGGCTGGTAGGCGAAGGCCAGCGGGTCCTCGCCGATGAAGTTGACCTTCGCGTCCCTGGCGACACCCACGACTTCCACCGGCGCGTCCTGGCCGAAGAAGAAGAAGCGCTTGCCGAGCGCGCTCTCGTCGGGCCAGAACTGCTTCGCCATCGTCTCGTTCACGATGGCCACGGCCGGCGTGCCCTGGCGGTCGGCGTCCGTGAATCCGCGGCCGCCGGTCACCCTGATGCCGGTGGTGTCGAAGTACGACGACGTGACGAGGGCGATCTGCACGAACCGGCCGGCGGAGCGGTCGCGCGTGTCCTGGCCGTCGAGGAACACCGAGCGGGCGAAACCGCCGAAGGTCAGGGGCACCGCGTTGGTCAGGGCTGCCTGCTGGACGCCCGGCGCCGATGCGACGCGCTCGAGGATCTCGCGCTGGCGGTCGTACGCGGGCCCGGGCGCCATGCCGCGCGACGCGAGATCGAACGAGAGCGTGGCCATCGACGCCGCGTCGAACCCGGGATCGATCTGCTGGGCGTTGGACAGGCTGCGGACGAAGAGCCCCGCACCGACCAGTGCCACCGACGACAACGCCATCTGGCCGACGACCAGCGCGTGGCGGAGCGAGAACCATCGGCGGCCGGCCGGCTGGCTCGAGCGGTCCTTGAGCTCGCCCACGAGATCCGGCCGCGTGAACTGCAGCGCGGGCGCCAGCCCGAAGAGCACGCCCGTCACCACGGCCGCGACGGCCGTGAAGGCCAGCACGCGCCCGTCGATCGGGAGCGTCAACGCATCGGGAGGCAGGAACGGAGGCCTGAGCGCCAGGAGGCCCAGGCGCGTCCAGTAGGCCACGACCAATCCCACGGCGCCGCCGAGCAGGCCGAGCAGAAGGCTCTCCACGAGGAGCTGCCGGATCAGCGCCCCTCGGCCCGCGCCCACCGAGAGCCGGACCGCGATCTCGTGCCGCCTCGCCGCCGCCCGTGCCAGCAGGAGGTTCGCGACGTTCGCGCACGCGATGAGGAGCACCAGTCCGACCACCACCATCAGCAGCACGCCAGCGGTTGCGGCCGCGCGCTGCTGCGCCGGCACGGGCGACACGGTGGTCTCCGCCAGCGGCACGAGCGTGGCGCTGCGGCCC from the Vicinamibacterales bacterium genome contains:
- a CDS encoding ABC transporter permease; the encoded protein is MGHLVGDIRFAARLLVRQPVVTAVAVLSLALGIGANTVIFSLVNEVFLRALPVEAPDRLVAFFTVVPQQGSGAFGANTPTSRMNFEDYRREARVFSGLAAATFGQFNVAGGQGEPEQVGGQIASANYFDTIRPPMALGRGFAAERDDTPGAAPVAVLSYGFWQRRFGGAPDIVGRTVSVNGHQLTVIGVTARSYTGLGVFGAPAITVPFSMQKALTTGFIAENWDSRRALLFQVTGRLGDGVTIEQARSAVRAISTRLAEEYPTDNEGRSATLVPLAETTVSPVPAQQRAAATAGVLLMVVVGLVLLIACANVANLLLARAAARRHEIAVRLSVGAGRGALIRQLLVESLLLGLLGGAVGLVVAYWTRLGLLALRPPFLPPDALTLPIDGRVLAFTAVAAVVTGVLFGLAPALQFTRPDLVGELKDRSSQPAGRRWFSLRHALVVGQMALSSVALVGAGLFVRSLSNAQQIDPGFDAASMATLSFDLASRGMAPGPAYDRQREILERVASAPGVQQAALTNAVPLTFGGFARSVFLDGQDTRDRSAGRFVQIALVTSSYFDTTGIRVTGGRGFTDADRQGTPAVAIVNETMAKQFWPDESALGKRFFFFGQDAPVEVVGVARDAKVNFIGEDPLAFAYQPLAQQPQTQISLVVRSAAPEAALGAVRALVQEMEPAMPLTGVLTFGGVLDQGLWAARMGALLVGVFGGLALVLAAIGVYGVMAYVVSQRTREIGVRLALGATTDRVGRMVLGHGLTLAAVGLAVGIGGAALVARPLSALLYGVSPFDLATFVAVPVVLLATVVVAVAVPARRAARVDASEALRST